The following are encoded in a window of Thermococcus sp. CX2 genomic DNA:
- a CDS encoding ASCH domain-containing protein, translating to MATWRMGLQEEYLKAIAEGRKKVEGRLYDEKRQGIKPGDTIIFENKLMVVVKDIRVYSSFREMLEKEGLENVLPGVDSIEEGVKVYRKFYSEDKEKKYGVAAIEVEPVGWVGG from the coding sequence ATGGCAACGTGGAGAATGGGTCTTCAGGAGGAGTACCTCAAGGCAATAGCCGAGGGCAGGAAGAAGGTCGAGGGAAGGCTCTACGACGAGAAGAGGCAGGGGATAAAGCCGGGCGATACGATAATCTTCGAGAACAAGCTCATGGTGGTCGTGAAGGACATCAGAGTTTACTCCTCCTTCAGAGAGATGCTTGAGAAAGAGGGCCTCGAGAACGTCCTGCCTGGAGTAGATAGCATCGAGGAAGGCGTGAAGGTTTACAGAAAGTTCTACAGCGAGGATAAGGAGAAGAAGTACGGTGTTGCGGCGATAGAGGTAGAGCCTGTTGGGTGGGTTGGAGGCTAG